The sequence AACCCCCGCTACGAGATTCTGTCCCGCCAGGAGAACGAATGACCGAGCACCAGCCCGAACAGCCAACCGGCCCCGAGAACCCCGGCGGGACCGGGCAGCAGGGCAGGCCGCAGGGTGCCGGCCCCTCTCCGGTTGCAGGACTGGCCGCCGAGTATGCGGCCAAAGCCGGACTTCACCGCACCCATGACGGACAGGTGGACGTCCTCCGGAGCGCCGGGGGAGTGCAGGGCATTGCCGAGAGCATCGTTCCCGGCCTGGTCTTCCTGGTCGCCTTCACCGTCACACGCGAACTCAGCCTGTCCCTGGTGGCCGCCCTGGCTTCGGCCGCCATCTTCACCGTTGTCCGGCTGGTGCAGCGGCGTCCGCTGACCCAGGCGCTGGCCGGCGTGGCCGGCGTCGGTATTTCCGCGTGGCTGGCCAACACCACCGGCAAGGCAGAGGATTTCTACCTTCCCGGTTTCTTCACGAACGGCGCGTACATCCTGGCGATGGTTCTCTCCATTGCGGTCAAGTGGCCCGTGGCCGGCCTCCTCTTCGGCTTCATCCGCAACGAGGGCGTGGAGTGGCGCAAGGAACCGGCCCGGGTCAAGGCCTACCGCCTGGGCACGTGGATCATCGTGGCGGTCCTGGCCCTCCGGCTCATCGTCCAGGTGCCGCTCTACCTCATGGGCACGGACGGGCTGGCCGCACTGGCCACCACCCGCCTCATCATGGGCGCACCGTTGTACATCCTGGGCATCTGGGTGGCCTGGCTGGTAACCCGGCCGGAACCCAAAACCGCGCCGGCAGACTAACCGTCGAAGCCGTCGTCGTCCTGCGCGTGGCCGTGGCCGGCCGCGGCGGCCGGCTCGGCGTCGCCCGCGGCCCGCTCCCCGGTGTCAATGCTGCCCGGGGCGGAGGAGAGGAGCTCACGCAGCCTGTCCTCGGCCGCGATGGTGGTCACGAAGAAGAGCTCATCCCCGCCGTCGATAACGTCGTCCCGGCTGGGCGTGATGGGTGCCTGGTCGCGCAGGATCGCCACCAGGGTGGCGTCCTCGGGCCAGTGGATGTCTCCCACCGTCATGCCGATCACGTGGGAAT comes from Pseudarthrobacter sp. NIBRBAC000502770 and encodes:
- a CDS encoding DUF3159 domain-containing protein, which codes for MTEHQPEQPTGPENPGGTGQQGRPQGAGPSPVAGLAAEYAAKAGLHRTHDGQVDVLRSAGGVQGIAESIVPGLVFLVAFTVTRELSLSLVAALASAAIFTVVRLVQRRPLTQALAGVAGVGISAWLANTTGKAEDFYLPGFFTNGAYILAMVLSIAVKWPVAGLLFGFIRNEGVEWRKEPARVKAYRLGTWIIVAVLALRLIVQVPLYLMGTDGLAALATTRLIMGAPLYILGIWVAWLVTRPEPKTAPAD